A stretch of Mycobacterium sp. ITM-2016-00316 DNA encodes these proteins:
- the tyrS gene encoding tyrosine--tRNA ligase, whose translation MSKGILDELEWRGLIAQSTDRDALAEALANAPLTVYSGFDPTAPSLHAGHLVPLLTLRRFQQAGHRPIVLAGGATGMIGDPRDSGERTMQTADTVAEWSGRIRGQLERFVEFDDGPTGAIVENNLSWTGELSAIEFLRDVGKYFSVNVMLDRDTVRRRLEGEGISYTEFSYMLLQANDYVQLHERYGCGLQIGGSDQWGNIVAGVRLVRQKRSATVHAMTTPLVTDSEGKKFGKSTGGGNIWLDPELTSPYAWYQYFFNTADADVLGYLKWFTFLSAEQISELGEATETRAHERAAQRTLARELTTLVHGQAATDAVELASQALFGRGELGDLDESTLAAALREASNGAVTELAAGGPDAITDLLVGTGLSKSKGDARRTVGEGGVYVNNVRIESDEWIPQSSDFLHDRWLVLRRGKRNIAGVVRVSADDPSA comes from the coding sequence GTGAGTAAAGGCATCCTCGATGAGCTGGAATGGCGCGGCCTGATCGCGCAGTCGACCGACCGGGACGCGTTGGCGGAGGCGCTGGCCAACGCGCCGCTCACGGTCTATTCGGGGTTCGATCCCACCGCGCCCAGCTTGCATGCCGGTCACCTCGTTCCGCTGCTCACGTTGCGCCGATTTCAGCAGGCCGGACATCGTCCGATCGTGCTGGCAGGCGGCGCCACCGGCATGATCGGCGACCCCCGAGACAGCGGGGAACGCACCATGCAGACCGCGGACACCGTCGCCGAATGGTCCGGACGCATCCGTGGCCAGCTCGAACGGTTCGTCGAATTCGACGACGGGCCGACCGGGGCGATTGTCGAGAACAACCTGTCCTGGACCGGTGAGCTGTCCGCCATCGAGTTCCTGCGCGATGTCGGCAAGTACTTCTCGGTCAACGTCATGCTCGACCGCGATACGGTGCGCCGGCGCCTGGAGGGCGAGGGCATCTCCTACACGGAGTTCAGCTACATGCTGCTGCAAGCCAATGACTACGTGCAGCTGCACGAACGGTATGGCTGCGGACTGCAGATCGGCGGGTCCGACCAGTGGGGCAATATCGTCGCCGGCGTCCGGCTGGTGCGGCAGAAGCGCAGCGCCACGGTGCACGCGATGACGACACCGCTGGTCACCGACTCCGAGGGCAAGAAGTTCGGTAAGTCGACCGGTGGCGGCAACATCTGGCTCGATCCGGAGCTGACCAGCCCGTACGCCTGGTACCAGTACTTTTTCAACACCGCGGACGCCGATGTTCTCGGCTACCTCAAATGGTTCACGTTCCTGAGCGCCGAGCAGATCTCCGAGTTGGGCGAAGCCACCGAGACTCGCGCCCACGAACGTGCCGCGCAACGGACGCTGGCGCGTGAGTTGACCACGCTGGTGCACGGACAGGCCGCCACCGATGCCGTAGAACTGGCCAGCCAGGCGTTGTTCGGGCGGGGCGAACTGGGCGATCTCGACGAATCGACGCTGGCCGCGGCCTTGCGGGAGGCGAGCAACGGCGCGGTGACAGAGCTCGCGGCCGGCGGCCCGGATGCGATCACCGATCTGCTGGTGGGCACCGGGCTGTCCAAGAGCAAGGGGGACGCGCGCCGGACGGTGGGAGAGGGCGGCGTGTACGTGAACAACGTGCGAATCGAAAGCGACGAGTGGATACCACAGTCATCGGACTTTTTGCACGACCGTTGGCTGGTGTTGCGACGTGGCAAGCGCAACATTGCCGGTGTGGTGCGGGTGAGCGCCGATGACCCGTCGGCGTAG